The Aminipila terrae nucleotide sequence TTACCAAATAAACCACCTGTGTAAATTCCATTACCTGTTATAGTACCTGAATTTAAACAATTTTCTGCATTTACATAATTATTAAAAAGCCCTACAATTCCTCCAACATAAGCTTTATCTCCATTCCCTCCACTAATTTCTCCGCTATTTGAGCAGTCTTTTATATTTCCATTTTGGGCTATATTTCCTACTATGCCTCCTATATAGTTTACTCTTCCTATTATGATTCCTGCATTGGTACAATTTAAAATTGTACTTTTTTCACCCAAGTACCCGACGATACCACCTACACTTTCACCACCTGACACTTTTCCATCTACCTTAAGGTTTTCAATAGTTGCGGTACCAGCATATCCAAATAAGCCTTTGTTATCATCTAAACTGTCTATTTTATAATTGCTTACACAATAACCACCGCCATCAAATATACCATTAAATGGAGTCTGCTTTGTTCCTATTTCAATCCAGTCCTGACCTATAACATCGATATCTGAATGAAGCTTTATTGTTTTCCCACTAAAATCTTTAGGCGCAATTGATTTATTCTCCTTATCTTTTGCAAGACCGTTTACTAATAAAGCAAGTCCTCTCAGTTGGCCTTCTGTTCCAATTATATATTCTTTTGCCATTGCATCCTGTGTATACCAAGCTATATCCGGTCCTACAGAAGGAGCAAACCGATATAATATATTTAAATCTGATTGCGGATTACTAACACTGTAAATATCTCCTTCAGATTTCACTGTATTCTGTGGGTAAAATAGTGGTGCAAATACTGCATCATTTGAGGAAACTGACAGTTTCACACTCTCACTGCTTAATAAATACGTATACGATTCTCCCTTTTCTCCAGTATACACTTTATATGGTGCTCCCTGATCGGGATCTGCAATTTTTACTGAATTGCCTTCCTGAACTTCTTTTGGCGCTACACTTATACGATATACAGTATTTGTACCAAATTCTGGATAATTCTGACCCAGCTGCCATACTTTATTGTGAATTCCGTCTACTGTATCTAATAAGTAAGACATCTCCTTTTCCGTAAACTGCTGCTCCGTCATAAAATGACCAGCAGCACCTGCTATTTCCGCATCTGCAAGATAATAACTGTTCTTAACTTCTACAGCAGTTCCTGCAACAGCTATATGCTGATCTTTATTATAACAAAAACAACTTTTAACAATATTAGCTGAGCCGACCACGCCACCCTTGTGATCTTCTTTGCCAGCAATAGTTCCAAGGCAGTAGCTATCAGATACTGAGGATGTATTAACGCCTGCTATACCTCCCACAAATCCATCTACTGAATTTACATTTACACTTTTATCACATATACATTTAGATATACTTGATGCAGAATTACCGACTATACCTCCTACATTTTGCTGGCCGGCTATTGTACTATTTCCCGTTAAACTGCAATTTATTACTTCTGTACTTTGTGCATCCCCTACAATTCCGCCAACATTATTTTTACCTTTTACATTACCTTCTACTTTTAAGTCTTGTATTGTTCCCTCTGAAGTACATCCGAATAATCCTTGATTGTCCAAAACACTGTTAATACTTACGCCAGATATAGTATAATTGTTTCCATAAAAGTTACCCTTAAATGGTTTATTTGAAGTCCCTATGGGTTCATAGCCCTGAAGTTCTTTATATTGTGATAAAGTACTCAAATCTATATTATCTTCCAAATTTATTGTTTTCTGGGAAAAGTTTAAAGGGGCATAGCCTTCAATCTTACCATTTACCAGAGCCATTAACCCCCATAAATCAGTTACTGTTTTTATTGTATATTCGTCAGCATCCGGATTGTCTGTATACCACTTTATACTAGCCTCTATTCCTGTTGCCTTGTCCAGTTCAGCTTTAATTCCGCACTGATAAGTCAAATCATTCTCTAGTTTTACAACATAACTTCCATTTTCACCAGTAAGCGTTGGGGTAAACTTAAAATCCAAAAAAGGAGTTGCTGTTATTTTTATTTGACCCTTGGTAACATAGATACTGCTAATATTATTATTAGTAAAAACCTGTTCTTTTGGAATTATTACATTGTCCTTTGAATATGAAAGGTTCACTGTTTTAGAGGAATAATTCGCTATCTTTAACCTATAAATATTGTTTTCACCAAATTCAGGTCCATTAATTCCCTGTTTCCAAACTCCAACATTATTGGAGTTTTCTCCACTGGTATTAAGCTGGTAAACTACATAAGCACAGTATTGAGATTTTAACTGTGTATCAGTTAAAACCGTCCCATTTTTACCGTTCATGCCTGTCACTTTTCCAAGGGAGTAACAATTAACAATCTTAGGTGAATCTTTATCTGAAGACCCCGAAATATCCCCTACATTCTTAGACTCTTGTTTTATACTTGTGACTATGACATCACCATTACTGTAACAATCTGTTGCACTGCCAGATCCTACGATACCTCCTGCATAGCAATCTGTAGCGCTTGTTATTTGTCCTTTATTATAGCATCCCTGAACCGTTGCCTTAGTACCCCCTGCTATTCCTCCTGTCCGTAACCCACCTTTTATGGCGGCATCATTTTCACAATATTTTATATCAGCTGAAGATTCCGCCTTTCCGGCAATTCCACCTGTATACTTAGAATCGATGGGATTACCATCCTTATCTATCGTCAATTTTCCTGTAATCATTGCTTTGTTGGCGCATTTGGTAATTTGACTATTTCTTCCACCCCCAAATATTCCGCCTGTACCATTATTTCCTGTTATTTCTCCACTATTTTCGCAGGAAGCAATTGTTGTCTGGTTAACATAACCAACTATGCCACCTATATTAGTATCACCCTTCACCGCTTCTTGGTTTTTACAGTTTGTGATTTCTGTGCTCCAATTTGCATTACCAGCTATTCCCCCAATTTTATCACTTCCTGTAATCTGGGCCTTATTTACACAAGCATCGATTTTGGTGCTGGACACACTACCAACCACACCACCTACACTATTACTCCCCGTAAGTACTCCTTCGTTGCTACACTTTTTAATTATTGAGTCAGAGGAAGTGGAACCTGCTATGCCCCCAATACATCCACCACCCGTGATTTGTACTTTATTTACACAATTCTCAATCGTTGAACCACTTGCATTACCTATTATGCCTCCAACTTTGCTATTTGAATTATTTCCTGAACTGTCAATAGTACCTTCAACAATTAGATTCTTAATCACTGCTGAATCAGTATCGCCAAATAAGCCTTTATCTGTTAATTCTTTGTCTGAAACTTTAATTACTGCATTGCTGATATATAGTCCTTTAATCGTATGGTTCTGTCCATCAAATGTACCGCTGAAACAGTGATTCCATGTATCATATCCCATTGGTGTCCAATCTATATTTTGAAGATCTATATCTTTATTTAATGTAATTGTTTTTCCATCAAAACTAACTGGCGGAATAACCTCTCCCTTGCTGTCTTTTGCTACACCGTTTACCAGTTTGGCTAATCCTGTTAACTGTTTAGCATTTTCTAAAGTATAAGTAGCTGCATCTTTGTTTTCTACATACCATTTAATTTCATTTTCAGCAAGTTCACTTGGCAGTTCTCCATATCCAGCCTCTATATAAATGTTTTTATCTAATGTTACCTTATATGTTTCTCCGCTTTTTGCTAAAACATTATCTGGCCTGAAATGAAATCCCTCTTTATGCTCCTTTTCCGTAATCTGTATAGACAGCTCGCATGCAGGAGCATAAACTGTTTCAATTCCGTTGTCTTTGAAAACACCAGAATCAGAAATTTTTTCTCCATCTTTAAAATAAGTTATTGTTATATTATCTGCTGAATTATTATATAAACTAAACTTGTATAATGCTTCACTCCCAAATACAGGTAACTCTGCTCCCTGCGCCCATCTATTAGTACTTTCAGCCGTATCCCCACTAGTATTAAGCTGATATGCTATATACCCGTA carries:
- a CDS encoding InlB B-repeat-containing protein gives rise to the protein MTKRKNFLCAILCMTMIISQFTAIAYAGDELNSVSQATGNSVSESQATAKENSDGTITDGAATGGTEAGKTTDSITTGDTKTEGTTDSTTTGDTKSGGNPDSTTTGDTKTGGTTDSAATGDTKTGETTDSKTTDDTKTGQTTDSAVTDSTKTGETTGSAVTDSKTEVTTDSAVTDATTTAAIEPLMMTLMESAGTFSISDYDVNKLYEKGSTFTISTTEELNRFSDLVNGKFKNTTGEAVSVDFDEDTVRLEKDITLSLGWKPAGTEKTPFSGTFDGKNHTLDGLNIVTSDSYQGLFGYTLNGEVKDLAVSGSIKCSGDYIGGIIGYANCTDITRCTSNVVISDGGSYVGGIAGCATGYTTLCINNKDVSGNKNFIGGVAGLNYGLAQDCLNKGNISGVNYVGGINGKGKVKNSLSLGSFTGTGDHVSGVSPEGAVTNCYSKEQCTEAQLKYGYIAYQLNTSGDTAESTNRWAQGAELPVFGSEALYKFSLYNNSADNITITYFKDGEKISDSGVFKDNGIETVYAPACELSIQITEKEHKEGFHFRPDNVLAKSGETYKVTLDKNIYIEAGYGELPSELAENEIKWYVENKDAATYTLENAKQLTGLAKLVNGVAKDSKGEVIPPVSFDGKTITLNKDIDLQNIDWTPMGYDTWNHCFSGTFDGQNHTIKGLYISNAVIKVSDKELTDKGLFGDTDSAVIKNLIVEGTIDSSGNNSNSKVGGIIGNASGSTIENCVNKVQITGGGCIGGIAGSTSSDSIIKKCSNEGVLTGSNSVGGVVGSVSSTKIDACVNKAQITGSDKIGGIAGNANWSTEITNCKNQEAVKGDTNIGGIVGYVNQTTIASCENSGEITGNNGTGGIFGGGRNSQITKCANKAMITGKLTIDKDGNPIDSKYTGGIAGKAESSADIKYCENDAAIKGGLRTGGIAGGTKATVQGCYNKGQITSATDCYAGGIVGSGSATDCYSNGDVIVTSIKQESKNVGDISGSSDKDSPKIVNCYSLGKVTGMNGKNGTVLTDTQLKSQYCAYVVYQLNTSGENSNNVGVWKQGINGPEFGENNIYRLKIANYSSKTVNLSYSKDNVIIPKEQVFTNNNISSIYVTKGQIKITATPFLDFKFTPTLTGENGSYVVKLENDLTYQCGIKAELDKATGIEASIKWYTDNPDADEYTIKTVTDLWGLMALVNGKIEGYAPLNFSQKTINLEDNIDLSTLSQYKELQGYEPIGTSNKPFKGNFYGNNYTISGVSINSVLDNQGLFGCTSEGTIQDLKVEGNVKGKNNVGGIVGDAQSTEVINCSLTGNSTIAGQQNVGGIVGNSASSISKCICDKSVNVNSVDGFVGGIAGVNTSSVSDSYCLGTIAGKEDHKGGVVGSANIVKSCFCYNKDQHIAVAGTAVEVKNSYYLADAEIAGAAGHFMTEQQFTEKEMSYLLDTVDGIHNKVWQLGQNYPEFGTNTVYRISVAPKEVQEGNSVKIADPDQGAPYKVYTGEKGESYTYLLSSESVKLSVSSNDAVFAPLFYPQNTVKSEGDIYSVSNPQSDLNILYRFAPSVGPDIAWYTQDAMAKEYIIGTEGQLRGLALLVNGLAKDKENKSIAPKDFSGKTIKLHSDIDVIGQDWIEIGTKQTPFNGIFDGGGYCVSNYKIDSLDDNKGLFGYAGTATIENLKVDGKVSGGESVGGIVGYLGEKSTILNCTNAGIIIGRVNYIGGIVGNIAQNGNIKDCSNSGEISGGNGDKAYVGGIVGLFNNYVNAENCLNSGTITGNGIYTGGLFGNPCSYVTIRNCTNTGKVYGNNQYLGGIAGGIDSNLVEMKNCFNTGDITQTGNGAYKVGGITGDLGSPADTKTTTVTYCYNKGKIVNNSLDTSNGGTGGVFGCIGANYGANIHHCWNEGSIYSTAMNTGGITGFIEANSSVVDCYSLGDVNGAGNTGGIAGSKADTATSNVESCFNYGGNVRGAGTNIGAIVGGNNSNILGCYYLDETIIKNEKGLVVPSSDLKAQKISADNFKKDDTIYTLNTREDTVRNRGVWSSGKNYPVFASGTGTLLHKVDISSINQTNGKVAFSDCTDSKKYLEAEKKVSITITPKSGYVMGKYTIKSILGENIETKLSEDENHICIVEFTMPDIGVVINTDFIDSTQKAGQKFNITFDANGGTWNSTEKTKVINGVDAYKRITKPENPIWGAREFKGWYLEKEGKTLYNFSSALQSDLTLYAKWDLYYKVTLDPNEGNWQDQTKSFIKVAPNTAATVPVVNPVRNGYEFAGWYTDKDDCFIPYNFSNKVADDITIYAGWVPNGCVQITFDANGGKLSKKGKDTELYRVIIPKNTVLKSPSEQGYTVTKKITIEDGKKTKDLNFRGWYSDPNTGNKWNFVDAVTSNKTLYAHWDGDKPAIIGGTEENPMEIEDLDQLLELRDCVNDAQNRFTDLYFKLVKDITLPKDWVPIGIERKSGSDPYRTFSAHFDGNGHTLTIAPGGTAIFGDVTSAEVTNLDIFGKQIESSGLIDSYTNQVRIDNCTIKAGTKLKGSGFVGNGMGNEPDSEVFIQNCVVEKGVTVGYTKDQDNIGGLAGSASCEIKQCVSEADVYGRNFVGGLVGTKYAAMRPCEVRECYSGGQ